A single Alteribacter lacisalsi DNA region contains:
- the hisF gene encoding imidazole glycerol phosphate synthase subunit HisF: MITKRIIPCLDVKEGRVVKGVQFVSLRDAGDPVELAAFYDEQGADELVFLDISASHEGRETMVDVIEQVAGELAIPFTVGGGINALPDMKRVLRAGADKVSLNTAAVKRPELIREGADYFGSQCIVVAIDAKWDEELGSWRVYTHGGRTPTELDAVSWARQAVSLGAGEILLTSMDQDGAKTGFHLSLTRAVSRAVSVPVIASGGAGAKEHFYEAFTKGEADAALAASIFHYKETSVAEVKGWLKEKGLNIR; this comes from the coding sequence ATGATTACAAAACGGATCATTCCGTGCCTCGATGTAAAAGAAGGCCGTGTTGTTAAAGGTGTTCAGTTTGTAAGCCTCCGGGATGCGGGGGACCCGGTGGAACTTGCAGCTTTTTATGATGAACAGGGAGCAGACGAGCTTGTTTTCCTGGATATATCCGCTTCACATGAAGGGCGCGAAACGATGGTGGACGTGATTGAGCAGGTGGCAGGCGAACTGGCCATTCCATTTACCGTCGGCGGAGGAATCAACGCTCTTCCCGATATGAAGCGCGTGCTTCGGGCCGGGGCCGATAAAGTGTCGCTCAATACAGCAGCAGTCAAACGTCCTGAACTGATTCGTGAAGGGGCAGACTATTTCGGTTCCCAGTGTATCGTCGTTGCCATCGACGCCAAATGGGACGAAGAATTGGGCTCGTGGCGCGTTTACACCCACGGAGGAAGGACACCGACAGAGCTTGACGCGGTTTCGTGGGCCAGACAGGCGGTCTCCCTTGGTGCCGGTGAAATACTCCTGACGAGCATGGATCAGGACGGTGCCAAAACAGGCTTTCACCTTTCTTTGACGAGGGCGGTCAGCCGGGCTGTTTCAGTGCCGGTCATCGCTTCAGGAGGAGCGGGAGCAAAAGAGCACTTCTATGAGGCATTTACAAAAGGTGAAGCGGACGCCGCACTCGCCGCATCGATCTTCCACTATAAGGAGACGAGCGTGGCGGAAGTGAAAGGGTGGCTGAAGGAGAAGGGGCTGAACATACGATGA
- the hisA gene encoding 1-(5-phosphoribosyl)-5-[(5-phosphoribosylamino)methylideneamino]imidazole-4-carboxamide isomerase, with translation MLTIYPAIDMRGGKCVRLLQGDYDKETVYGDSPFEMAARFEREGAEWIHMVDLDGAKEGKPVNDEYVLRAAKELNARIQIGGGIRNAASAARYLDAGVDRVILGSSAISDPEFVKEMLGTYGGDRVVIGIDARDGFVATHGWLETSKVEAEELALELVRFGAEWFVMTDIARDGMLSGPNTETIAGLSDATGKKVIASGGVSSLADLTRLKESGGVEGAIIGKALYEGRFTLEEALREGGR, from the coding sequence ATGCTGACGATTTATCCGGCAATTGATATGAGAGGGGGCAAGTGTGTCCGCCTCCTGCAGGGTGATTACGATAAAGAAACGGTGTACGGCGACTCGCCGTTCGAGATGGCTGCCCGGTTTGAGCGTGAAGGTGCGGAATGGATTCATATGGTGGATCTCGATGGGGCGAAGGAAGGAAAGCCTGTAAATGACGAGTATGTGCTTCGGGCTGCAAAAGAGCTGAACGCCCGCATTCAGATCGGCGGCGGGATCCGAAATGCGGCATCAGCAGCACGTTATCTTGACGCTGGGGTGGACCGGGTCATTCTCGGCAGTTCCGCCATCAGTGATCCGGAATTTGTAAAGGAGATGCTCGGTACATATGGAGGTGACCGGGTCGTGATCGGTATTGATGCCCGTGACGGCTTTGTGGCCACGCACGGATGGCTCGAAACCTCAAAAGTAGAAGCAGAAGAACTTGCTCTCGAACTCGTCCGTTTCGGTGCTGAATGGTTTGTGATGACCGATATCGCCCGGGACGGGATGCTCAGCGGCCCGAACACTGAAACGATCGCCGGCCTATCCGACGCTACGGGGAAAAAAGTGATTGCATCGGGAGGTGTCAGCTCGCTTGCTGATCTGACCCGCTTGAAGGAGAGCGGCGGTGTGGAAGGGGCCATTATTGGAAAAGCCCTCTACGAAGGCCGCTTCACGCTCGAGGAAGCACTCCGGGAGGGAGGCCGATGA
- the hisH gene encoding imidazole glycerol phosphate synthase subunit HisH translates to MIGIIDYGMGNLHSVSKALERLNYPYFISENAEELSEASGLILPGVGSFRDGMAELDESGLTEFVRQWAKDGKPLLGICLGMQLLFDESEENGNTKGLGLLRGRVEKLTGMSATSERYKVPHMGWNELHISQPEHPFMQDLAGGHVYFVHSYAVKTEDPSDLVAYAEYYERIPAVVAKNSVWGTQFHPEKSSQPGMTLLRNFARTAEGGE, encoded by the coding sequence ATGATCGGAATTATTGACTATGGGATGGGGAATCTTCACAGCGTCTCAAAGGCCCTTGAACGTCTGAATTATCCTTATTTTATTTCGGAAAATGCAGAAGAACTTTCAGAGGCTTCGGGGCTGATTCTCCCCGGCGTCGGATCGTTCAGGGACGGTATGGCAGAACTGGACGAATCGGGACTCACCGAATTTGTGAGACAGTGGGCAAAGGACGGGAAACCGCTTCTCGGGATCTGTCTCGGCATGCAGCTCTTGTTTGATGAGAGCGAGGAAAATGGGAATACAAAAGGGCTGGGTCTCCTCCGGGGACGGGTTGAAAAGCTTACTGGCATGAGTGCGACGAGTGAACGTTACAAGGTGCCTCATATGGGATGGAATGAGCTTCACATCTCACAGCCGGAGCATCCTTTTATGCAGGATCTTGCGGGAGGGCATGTCTATTTTGTTCACTCGTACGCGGTGAAGACCGAAGACCCGTCGGATCTGGTTGCGTATGCAGAGTATTATGAGCGTATCCCTGCCGTCGTGGCGAAAAACAGCGTATGGGGAACCCAGTTTCATCCGGAAAAAAGCAGCCAACCGGGAATGACGCTGCTTCGGAATTTTGCCAGAACCGCAGAAGGAGGGGAATAA